gaaaagaagttgaaatattttagaacTGATAATGGCCTAGAATTTCTAGGCAACAATTTTAACTCTCTTTGTGATGAGTGTGGAATTACTAGACACAGGACAATGGCGTATACTCCACAATAGAAGGAAGTTGCAAAAAGAATGAATAGAACACTAATGGAAACTGTTAGATGTATGCTATTAGAAGCCAAACTTTCTGAAGTCTTTTGAGCAGAAGCTTTAGCCACAACAACCTACACCATTAATAAAAGTCCTAGTAATCCTATTAACCTGAAGACCTCTGAAGAAATGTGGAGAGGTTCATCTTCTGATGTATCAAATTTGAAGACCTTCGGATGCATTGCTTATGTACATACTAAGCAAAGTAAGGTGGAGCCTAGAGCCTTAAAATGTATGTTCATAGGGTATCCTGAAGGAGTGAAAGGGTATAAGTGCTGAGATTTTACTTCAAACGGAAGCTTGATTAGTAAAGAAGTagttttcaaagaaaatgagtTCTACATGAACTATGAAACTAGCAGGCAACACAGAAGTGCAGAATCATACTCCTAGTTCCtatgttaaaatttatctATGTCATAAAGATTCTATAAATATTGATGATCAACCACAATCATCTGATGCTCCCAGCACCTCAGAAAACATAACAGATAGACAAGTTGAAAACCTAGAAGATTATCTTTTGACAAGAGATATAGAAAGAAGAACCAGACAACCATCAAGATATGCAAGGGCTGATTGCATTTTTAATTACTCTCTAGAAGATGATAATAAAGAATCTAGCAGCTTTGAAGAAGCATTAAATGGTAATGAAAAGGATGAATGACTTGCAATAATGAAAGGTGAGATTAATACTCTACATAAGAATGAAACATGGGAGTTGACTATTAGACATCTTAACAAAGGAGTTATCCCCTGCAAATGGGTCTACAAGAAGAAATTCTCATGTGAAAAGAATGAGAAGGTGAATTCAAAGCGAGACTAGTTGCCAAAGGCTTTAAACAAAAAGAGGGAGTTAActatacataaattttttctcCACTAGTAAAGCACACCTCAATCAGAGTTCTCCTAGCTATTGTTGCTTGTGAAGACCTTGAGTTAGAACAGATGGATGTCATTACAACTTTTCTACATGGAAGCCTAGAAGAAGATTTATATATGGAACAACCTAAAGACTCTGAAGCTAATGGAAAAACAGatctaatttaaaaactaagaaatCCTTATATGGATTGAAGCAATCACCAAGGTGTTGGTATAAAAGGTTTGATGattttatcaacaaaataGGCTATATAAGAAGTCTATATGATCCTTATGTCTACTATAAGAAGTTAACTAATGGAAGGTTAATCTATCTACTAttatatgttgatgacatgCGACTGGCTAGTAAAATTTTTACTAAGCTAAATGAGATAAAAGAACAATTGAAGAATTAGTTTGAAATGAAGGATCTAGGGTTAGCTAAAAGGATCCTAGAAATGGAAATCACAAGGCAAAGAAGCGGAAGGAAATTGCTTCTATCACAAAAGCAATATACTAATTAAGAAAGTTCTAGCCAAGTTCAATACGGATAATGCTAAGGTAGTGTCTACTCTTATGGGctaacaattcaaattatctGCTAAAGACTCTCCTAAAGAATCAACTAAAAGACAAACTATGTCTAAGTTCCTTACTCTAGCAACTAGGAACTTGATGTATCTAATAGTTTGTACTATACCTGATTTAGCCTACAACTCAAGCCTAGTCAACAGGTACATGAAAAATCTTGGGAGAAATCATTATGCAGCTACTCTGAGTGGGTATTTCGATACCTAGTGGGAACAGTAAACAGAGGCTTTCTATATGCAGCTCATGATGAACTAAATTACTTCTAAAAGGCTATGTTGATGCAGATTTTGCAGGAGATTGTGATAAGAGAAGATCCTTAATtggtttctctttttctttgagaggcaatttaattagttggaAGTCTAATCTTTAATCAGTGGTAGCTCTATCAACTACTAAGGCAGAATTCATAGCAGTTTCAGAGGTAGTAAAGGAGGCTATATGGCTAAAAGGTTTGATCAGTGAGCTAGGTTATGTTCAAGATGCCATAGAACTCCTATGTGACAATCAAAGTGCAATCAATTTAACAAAAACCAGCAGTATCATGAATGGACAAAACATATAGAtgttaaaatagtttttgtttgtgaTATTATTGAATAGTGAGCATATAAAAGGTCAGCACAGAAGATAATGCAGCAGATTTCCTAACTAAAGCTTTACCTAAAGCTAAGTTCAGTCACGGTCTAAATCTACTCAAAGTAGTAGATTTGtatgttgaaaaataaatacatgaagTGAAGACTATCAAGGAAGTTCTTCATTCAAGAGGGAGAATTTGTTAATCTTTGAACTCAACTTCTTTTGCTTGTTGGATctgttaaaaaaacaatttaaaaaattagacattaaaaaattacaaattaattatggtTAATTACTAACTAATTTTTAGTAGTTTTATCACTCTATAAAAGAAGAGTTTCTTGACACTTATTTGTATTCTTCATCTTGTAATCCTTTCAAGAAGAAATGAATTGATAGCCTTCAAAGAGAATGTAGGTGCTTTCGTCGAATCCCTCTTAAAGCTTTGTGTGTGTCGATCCTTTTGCTTTCTATCTATTCACTTGAATATGCACTCCATTGTTAACCAAGATTGATGTTGCTCTTGAAATGGAAGGATCTTGAAAGAAattaggaaaacaaaaaatttacatgaacaaaagaatgatgaaatgaaaaacctttactttttttcatgAGTCCCACCAAAGAGAGTTGTCCatcatataataaattatacgGACTAACTTTAAAAGGtaactaaataaaatcttttgtttttctaataaaGATTTTATCGGTTGAaggttaaaatatcattttagtcTTAGAGttggttcaattttaatatttactttgaaaTGTCTAAGTTTAGTTCTtacacttttaataaatattaaatttagtctttactattagtttattataatttattttagagaaattacaaaaaataaccaaataaacaaaatatttataatccataaaaaaataattattatataattttgtctTGGGGTGGTTTTTATTAACgaagtgtaaatagtttgcttttttaaaaaaaaggttattttattaatttttatattttattagcattttcattataaaattttaatatatatgtaaaatcattatgaatatttaatcAACTTCAATAAAAACTATCCCTGATTGAGGGACTAAACTTAAgattttactaaaaatataataacttgaacaaatttcaaaataaataaattaaaatagtattttaaccTATCCTATAATAATAGTGTGAGAGGATTaatgttataataaaattaacacattttaatagatttccattagattttgttttgataaaataaaaagtagagaGAATGaataacaaacacaaaaagggcaaaacaaaaaaagccAAAGTCTTAcgtttcattttaataaaattaaaagttgaaaattggaaaCTTTCCAATATTCAAATTACGCCAACCCTCTAttagttataattataattattaaaacaatggTGAGAAGAGAATACTAATtcaatacctttttttttttttttaactaactgcataaaatatttttattcaaactatttctttctttttgtaataaaGCTGCTTTAtaataaactttcaaaatatttaaaatcctatttaattttttcaaagttgcttattctcaaaattaaatacatacatTTAAGTCAAACGTGCTCTTCCtttgtaaaattattgttttgaaatgattttaatagATTCACTAACCATacaaaagtagttttttttttcttaaaccaCTCTAGACAATCCACAAATCAATTCCAAACATCTAGATTGtctattcaattttaatttttcataaaatatggcaaaattgtgacacaattttattaattgtctGTCAATAATAGTACTCGTAGTTatccatattttattataaatattttaattcatatgttatattgaaaaatccttctaaaaatatttaaatctacTTGTAATACATTAAATAATAGTGTATGAcagataatattttataattatttttgtttattttactatatttataaatagacatttctaaaattatataagatgtttgacaaaattagaaattaagcAAATGGACATCTAAttgaaagtaattaaaaaagaaaaacgttttaaagtttttagtCTTTCTAGGTATTGTCAATGAGAAGATTCTTAGGTATGGACAGCTGCAAATTACATAATAACCTTTAactttcctcttccttctaaaaatgaaagaaagaaagaaagaaagaatacacTTATCCTATCCTTATCATTTCTAGACAATCCCAGCAAGCAACCGACACactttttaattagttttttggTTCCATTCCTGTGAGGCTGTGGCTTGTTCGAATCACCCAAAAAAATTCACCCACCCAAGTCaacaaaatcatcaaattcCTCTCATCTTCCTCTCTcaagtttttcatttcttttttcttcgcCAAACAACCATCTTCTGAAAGAATTTTCTTCTGCCCATCTAAATATATTCACAAATGAAGCAGCACAAAGAAGAAAGCTAGAAGAATCCAAGAGGGTTTATCATTTGAGTTCTTGGTGGGTCCTTACTGACCCCATCGCCCCCCTTTTGTCATTACTGTTTGAGAGTATTAAAAAAGGATAAGCACTCAAAAAACTACTTCAAATCATTTTGCTTTTGGCAGTCCCCTGTCCAAGAGCAACAAGACACAACTCCTTAGAGGGCTTTGGCTAAAGCActtctgtaaaaaaaaaagttctaagttttgagttttgtttcatATAAAGTTCACCTTGTTGTGACTTTTCTTTCGTTTCTCATCATTCAATCATACATCCTCTATTTATTCATAGTTCTTCtggagaaaaaggaaaaaaaatggaccTCCATGAATGGGAAATTCTATCAGACGATGGGTTGCATGATTACAAAGATGATCAAAAGAAGATTGTTTCCTCTAAGAGACGTTCAGGTTCTGATGCTAAGATTGTGTTTGATATGAACTACTTCCTTTGTCCATCAATGGATTCTTCTTCCAAGCAGCACATCAGCCAACCGTCTCCTTCAAGATTGGTTAAACAGCCGATTCCTGTTCATCTTCAATTGGATTCACCAATTATCAGAATCCCAGATGATGATTCACTAGCactgaaggaaaaagaaaaagaaaaggagtcCATCGTGATCGGTGTTGTGCCATCAGCCATGAGTGAAAAGGATCAGAAAGGAGCTGGGGAAGCAGATCAAGATACTGTTACTCAAGTTTTCttcaagaaaatgaaggaaaatgaaTTCGTCGACATGAAAATAGACTCACCCAGATCCAGTAACAAAGGAACAAAGCCTCAAATTGATGTTGGGCATTATCAGTTTGATGATGGGGGTGAATCAAAAGAGAACATTACAAACTCCCCTAGAATGAACTTGATGAGCCAGAAAAGCAACAAAGAGATTGATGCAAACAAAGATGAGATGAATTGGGATGGATCCGTGGGTGGGTTAAACATATTAAAGTGGAGTTTAAATGGGATTGGAGCCATTTGCTCCTTCGGTGTTGCAGCTGCCACTATTTGTATTCTGTTTCATGGAGGCAACCAACACAAGCTGAGAATCCAGATCTATACCCATGATAAGGTCAGGTCAAAACTATTATGTAATATTACCTCAAATTGTAATAAACAAGCAACTTTTTCTAGAGAATTAACTATTAAGTGAAAATGTTCAGTTATGTAACCCATAAGCTGGAGTAAAGCTTATTTTCGTAGCATTTGTTGCAGAAATTAAAGCAAGCAGTTCAGCAAGCCACTAGATTAAATGAAGCTATCTCAGCAGCAAGAGGACTTCCACAGACAAGAGCTCATATAACCTGTGGTGGACACTATGATGGGATCTAAGGAAGCTAAGAGTTCGCGCTGCCTTGAAGACGAACTCTAACACTAGAGGATGAATTGAGGTGGATATGCCAAAGCCCAGTTCTATTTTTCTATGCAAAGTTTACCATCTCTGTACATAGAGATTATAGctttaagaacaaaaataggTTCAGGAGTCCAACCTGGTTTCATACTGGACGGATTCCTAGTCTAAGCCAATACCCAGTGTTGTTCAACTATGAATTTCAAAGGTTTGTATGATTTTATTGTGTCATCCATAATGGTCAGTGTGGAGaagtataatattttacacaatatatatttgaaatgaaagagattattttagaaaaacttgtGGAAGCCTCAATACTTGATGGTTAGAATGCCATTTTAGTCCGTATACAATAACTCCTCTGACAAGGTCTCAAGATTATAACCTTTGTCTTACTCTAATAAAtgtaaacaacaaaaaagtcTTCagcattaaaaaataatacttaaTGTTAAAGTattgagattttaaaaaaaacttgcaaGTCTTTAGCATTAAAGAATGCCTTGAATCTTAATTTACCTTCAAACCCTTCAAAaccctttttctttgattCCTGACCGACTGGAAGCACCTCAATAGAATGAGCAATTTCCACCCTTTATCATTTAGAaccaaaaagaataaacaattacaagatCAGAGATTCTCTTGAACATAAGGGTGCTTGCCGTGTGAAAGATAATCAAATTAGCTACCAGGAAAGAAGGATGTTGCTTTTATCATAGCTTTGACCATCTTGTTTAAATGTGTGAATCTTAATTTACCTTCAAACCCTTCTAAGCCTTTTTTTCTTAGATTCCTGGCTGTCTGGGAAACACCTCAATCAAAAGagcaatttcaattttttagaagCGAGAAGAGAACAAATGACAGGACCAAAAATTCTCTTGAACATCAAGGCATTTTCCCTGGGAAAGAAAATCGAATTACAGCCAAGTTAAGCTTAGCTACCAGACAAGAAAgatgcattttttattattccttGGCCCATTTAGTTCATGCGTTGTTCTGCAGTGTTCAAGCAAACTTACCCTATTCTACCACTAATTAATGTTGCTTACATACAAGGCAAAACCATTGAAGAACCAAGTTCAGgccaaaataatgaaattgaattgagaGAGAGTGACCCACTAAATAATAGTACAGAACaagcaaaatctaaaatagaattcctctctatttcttttcctagATTGGAACAGCAAACAATAATGCGAAATCGATCAgatcaaataattcaatagaGAAAAAACTTAAGGGAAGAAACCAGGAGTACaatgaaagggaaagagaTTCATGAGTCATGACCCACTTCAGAAAGTGAAAGATCAATGGTGGGATTTGAACTATTCACAAAATATCAAACCTCCCCATTTGTATTATTGACAAAATACATTGTCTTAAACATCAAACAATGCAAACCCTTTACGTAATCAACCACATATTTCACAATCAGATTGCGAAAAACGATTAAATCCCTAAATCAAAATCCAATTACAGAATATCATTTTCACAGATCTAAAAAGCTTTGTTTAATCACTATTTAGCCTTAAAAATTCGCAACAGCATCAAAACCTGCATCCAACACTCCCAGATTCActtaaaaaggagaaaaagaacacCCAATATTCGAAAAGGCTAACAAAACCCAGATCAGATGCCTTATCAAAAGAGCTAAAAAAGACGAATAAACTGCAAAAGATAAGGGGGTAGGCAGAGAAATGTTCGAATCTATCTAGGAGAGGAACGAAAGGAAAAAGCGTTCGACTCCCTCAAACGGATTCGGCGACggaataatattatataatccGATGAATTGATGTAAGCCCTTGTCTGAACCAAATGGTGTGGAAAAATAATTAGCACCTTCTGGTTATTCGAAAGGCTATGCAGAAACCAAATCCATTAGCAGTTTCATATTTGCTTTcccccaaatctaaacaacgAATACCATAAGCaacactagaagaaaaaaagatattgcagaaattgaaatgaaaatacaaaatgtgAGAGAAAAAGAGCTAAAATTGGTTGTTTGATTAGGAAAGTTTTAGGTGAATCCACAACGATTAAAGAAAGGGGGGCGGGAACATTTTAATAGCGACATTCGATTTAGGGTTTCTTTTTAGGGTTTGGGATTTTCTGAATCGGGCCTGAGTGTTAAATATGGGCTGGGCCTAGATCCTAACAAATGAAATTACCATATTACCTTACCCTTCATTTGGAGTgccacaaaataaaaacattttctccttaaaagaaataaacagaaacattttcctttttaatctttctctctctcccagAAGTTGGAAGGATAGATAAATTCATTATATGAAAGGTTTATGACGATGTATACTATCTATAAAAGAAGCAGTGAAGAAAGAATTTTAGATAGACATTGGGCAATGGCCATATTGTTGGTAATTTTTGTATCACCTTTTTTGTTGATGAGATGTGCTTTAAGGCTATATGTCCGCTAGATGTccgttcaaaagaaaataaaagaaatagtgGTTATCATTcttattttccaaattttagaTCAAGCCCTTGCAATTGGTTTTGGCATCTAACATGCACTTGCTTCCTTTCACGTATGTTTCAAAtgtatgtaaaaaaaaattgatcttaAGTTAATATTAAGTAGTCTTCTCCTTAAGATATCTGATCTTACCTTTTTGGATGGTGAAATAGATATTAGAACAATTGTTCACGAAAATTATGTAACGACTCTTATGgagtcatttttctttgacaaGTTACTTGGAGCTCACAAAAATCATTGTTAGGTATTACTAAAGCTCTTGAGGTTGACATTTTACTACTTTGTGTCAACATTGACGACAAATTTCTTTGGAGccttttgtttgaaaattctaGATTTGTAAATGAAGTACTAGATATATTCATTTATGTGGTTATATCAAACTTCTTTTGGTCTAATCACTTATGACTTAACAACTTATGCTCAACATTTTAGACACTTGGTTATATGGCTCGAAGAACTCCCTCATGTTCAACTTttactattctttttctttctttctttcttttaccttCTTTATACACTAAATAAAAAGAGTTTAGATGTTGAAGTTAAGATGACTCAAACCAACTGAATAAAATAGCTCAAATAACTCCAATGGAAACTATGCATCCTGATAGGAAGTTTCCTAGACAATATTAGTTTGAATTTGACTCTCAAATGATTGACAAATTTAGGTGACTCTCAAATGATTGTGaactttttaaacatttaataagCCCTTCAACTTCAAGTCAAAGACCTATTTGATACCTTGACACTTTGGGACACAAATTGAAAGATCAAGGATTATAGTACACAAAGTTTGTTCAAACCTCAACTTTAAACTATTAGTTTAATCAGAATGATCCAACTTTCTGGAGAAGATTAATTTACGagaattaagtaaaaaaaatgtatcaaaCAAATGATAGCcctctttaaaaaaagtgcTTACATTTGTATCACATATGATGATCACCATGGTCCTTCAAATCTATATCCTGGCAAATCATTcagaaaaagtgaaataaatttacaagtgatcatttaaaattgtaatcaGATTTACATATATGGCTTGTTTTTCAGATACCATGTATAACTTGAAACTATTTTATGAGAAGCAATGTTAATATTTAAAGATGCCAAGAGCAATCTCAGGAATTTAGACAGAGAACAAGTAATTAATTGGTTATCTTCCTGTGAAGATGGTTAAACTTGAGGCTTAGCAGCTTCTACCATTTCCACCACAAGAGTCTTGACATCCCTAaaaaggaggaagaaaaacaGTGAGCAGAAATGCAGCACAGAAAATGGCTTAAATTTCCAAATGGACGAGATGTGCATGAAGTTTTTTACCCCATTTGGTAACTATTTggcttttagtttttttgtttttgaaaattaactcTACAAACCCCACTTTCATTCCTtagtttcaacttttgttGGTTACACTACCTTTCATGGGTTGTACCACCTTTCATGggttgtttttaaaatcaaagtcaaattttgaa
This is a stretch of genomic DNA from Cucumis sativus cultivar 9930 chromosome 4, Cucumber_9930_V3, whole genome shotgun sequence. It encodes these proteins:
- the LOC101222422 gene encoding uncharacterized protein LOC101222422; protein product: MDLHEWEILSDDGLHDYKDDQKKIVSSKRRSGSDAKIVFDMNYFLCPSMDSSSKQHISQPSPSRLVKQPIPVHLQLDSPIIRIPDDDSLALKEKEKEKESIVIGVVPSAMSEKDQKGAGEADQDTVTQVFFKKMKENEFVDMKIDSPRSSNKGTKPQIDVGHYQFDDGGESKENITNSPRMNLMSQKSNKEIDANKDEMNWDGSVGGLNILKWSLNGIGAICSFGVAAATICILFHGGNQHKLRIQIYTHDKKLKQAVQQATRLNEAISAARGLPQTRAHITCGGHYDGI